In the genome of Streptomyces violaceoruber, the window GGAAGGCGGCCGTGATGCCGGCGAGCCGGTCCAGGAGGTCGGCCCACAGCTGCGGGTCGCCGTACATGAGGGCCTTGGTGTGCTCGTGGTTGCGGGACGGGCCGCCCTCCACGAGGTAGCTGGCGAGGGTGAACGGCGCGCCCGCGAAGCCGATCAGCGGGGTGGCGCCCAGCTCGCGGGTGAGCAGGCCGAAGGCCTCCGTGACGTAGGCGACGTCCTCGGGGGTGAGGTCGCGCAGCCGCGCCAGGTCCGCGCGGGTGCGGATCGGCTCGGCGATGACGGGGCCGACGCCCGGCTTGATGTCGAGGTCGATGCCGATGGCCTTGAGCGGGACCACGATGTCGCTGAAGTAGACCGCCGCGTCCACCCCGTGCCGGCGCACCGGCTGGAGGGTGATCTCGGCGACCAGCTCCGGCCGCATGCAGGACTCGAGCATCGGGATGCCCTCGCGCACCTTCAGGTACTCCGGCAGTGAGCGCCCGGCCTGCCGCATGAACCACACCGGGGTGTGCGGCACCGGCTCACGCCTGCACGCCTTGAGGAACGCGGAGTCGTACGTGGCGGTCGGCGGCTGGCCCGCGGGGCTCTGGTTGGCACTCACACCGGCAAGTCTCGCATGCCCCCGGAACGGCACCGGACCACGGGTGGGGCGGCTCCCGCGCGCCCCGGCGAGGGCGCGTGATCCGGACATCGCGTCCGCACGCGGGTGTCCCTCCCTGCGCCGGGCCGCCGTTCCGCTTAATGTTCCCCGCATGGCTGCGGCTCAGGGACGACTGTCGGACGGCGCTGGCGGAATGGACGAGGCGAAGGGGACCGAGGAAGAGGCCCGGCACAAGGGGAGTCACAACGCAAGCAACGCAAGCGGCGGGGGCAACGGGAGTACCGTGCCGCCGGCCTTCGCGGCCGCCGTGGAGGCGCTGCGGGCCGTGCGGCTGCGGCCGCAGATCGAGGTGGAGGCGACCCCCGCCCCGAAACGGCTCGCCCCGCACGCCTACGCCCTCGAGGCCGCGGTCGTGGACGGGGACGAGGACCTGGCGGACGGGCGGCTTGTGCTGCTGCACGACCCGGCCGGGCACGACGCCTGGCACGGGACCTTCCGGCTGGTGACGCTGGTGCGGGCGGAGCTGGAACCGGAGATGGCGGCGGATCCGCTGCTGCCGGACGTGTGCTGGTCCTGGCTGACCGGCGCGCTCCAGGCCCGCGGGCTGGCGTACGGGGAGCCCAGCGGCACGGTCACGCGTGCGAGTTCCCACTATTTCGGAGGGCTCTCGGCGCGCCCGTCCGCCTCGCAGATCGAGATCCGGGCGTCCTGGACGCCGCGCGAGGGTCTCGGCGGCGTCCCGGACACCGCGGCGCACCTCTCCTCGTGGTGCGATCTGCTGGCCCAGGTCGCGGGTCTGCCGCCGGCGGCGCCGGGTGACGCCTCGGTCGTGACGCTGCCGCAGCGGCGCGACCCCCAGTCGCGCTGACCCTTCACCAGCCGTCGTTCATCGTTCCGGGCAGGGGGTCCGCACGTCCGGAGGAGGTTCCGTCACTTTGTCGACACGGCCACTTTCGGCCTCGTATCGACAAAGTGCGGAACCGTTCGATCTTCGAATGATCGACAGTGTGTCCGAATTGCTCGGATTGTTACTCACCAGATCGTGATCATTCTCTAAAGGCGGACGCGTTCGGTGCCGAAGACGACTGTGACCTTGAAAGCACGGTTCGTCCCGGCTTAAACCCCATGAGCCGGCCCCGTCCCCGCACCCCAGGAGGCCTGGTGTCCGTTCTCCTCGAGCAGCCTGCAAGCCTGGTCGCCTACCGCCCGAACAAGCCGACCGCCATGGTGGTCGTGGCCGACCCGCGCGTCCGTTCCACCGTCACCCGCCACCTGTGGGCGCTCGGTGTGCGCGACGTGATCGAGGCCTCGTCCGTCGCGGAGGCTCGTCCCCGCATCGGCAACCCCCGCGACATCTGCGTCGCGGACGTCCACCTTCCCGACGGCTCCGGCCTGACCCTCCTCTCGGAGACCCGCGCCGCGGGCTGGCCCAACGGGCTCGCCCTGTCCGCCGCCGACGACATCGGCGCCGTGCGCAACGCCCTCGCCGGCGGCGTCAAGGGCTACGTCGTCACCGGCACCCGTACCAACGTCGGGCTCCCCACCCGGCCGGGCGCCGCCCCCATCGGCGCGGCCGCCGCCCGTCTGCACCGCCGCCCCCCGGGCGCCCCGAGCCACCCGGGCGGCTACCGCGAGCTCTCCGGCCGCGAGGTCGAGGTGCTGCGGCTGGTCGCGGAGGGCCAGTCGAACAAGGCGATCGGCGTCTCGATGGGCCTGTCCGCCCTGACCGTCAAGAGCCACCTGGCCCGCATCGCCCGCAAGCTCGGCACGGGCGACCGCGCCGGGATGGTCGCGGTGGCCCTGCGCACGGGCATCATCCACTGACCGCTCCGATCCCCGATTCCCCGATCTCCGCTCCCCGCTCCCCGCTCCCCCACTCCCGCTCCCCCGACAACGCCCTCGTGAAGCCGGTCTTTCACTGACCTGACTGGTTTACGACCCCCCGGAGCCCGCCGACGGAACGTTCCGTCGGCGGGCTCCGTCGATCCACCGATACCCTTGACAGGTGACCGACGCCCACGAAACCGCAGCAGACCGTCCACTGCGAACCACCGGAGGCGCCCCTCCGGACGACGCCGGATCTTCTGCGAGTCAGGCGCCGATCCCCTTGCTGGAACCACGCGAGGGCATTCCGCCGGTGATCGCCGACGCGGACGCCCTCGCCGAGGTGACCGCCGCCTTCGCCGCCGGGAGCGGCCCCGTCGCCGTCGACGCCGAGCGCGCCTCCGGCTACCGCTACGGCCAGCGCGCGTACCTGGTGCAGCTGCGCCGTGCGGGTGCGGGGTCCGCGCTGATCGATCCGGTGGCCTGTCCCGACCTCTCCGGCCTCGGTGCGGCGATCGCCGACGCGGAGTGGGTGCTGCACGCGGCCACCCAGGACCTGCCGTGCCTGCGGGAAATAGGGATGGTGCCCACCC includes:
- a CDS encoding DUF3000 domain-containing protein, with the translated sequence MAAAQGRLSDGAGGMDEAKGTEEEARHKGSHNASNASGGGNGSTVPPAFAAAVEALRAVRLRPQIEVEATPAPKRLAPHAYALEAAVVDGDEDLADGRLVLLHDPAGHDAWHGTFRLVTLVRAELEPEMAADPLLPDVCWSWLTGALQARGLAYGEPSGTVTRASSHYFGGLSARPSASQIEIRASWTPREGLGGVPDTAAHLSSWCDLLAQVAGLPPAAPGDASVVTLPQRRDPQSR
- the hemE gene encoding uroporphyrinogen decarboxylase, giving the protein MSANQSPAGQPPTATYDSAFLKACRREPVPHTPVWFMRQAGRSLPEYLKVREGIPMLESCMRPELVAEITLQPVRRHGVDAAVYFSDIVVPLKAIGIDLDIKPGVGPVIAEPIRTRADLARLRDLTPEDVAYVTEAFGLLTRELGATPLIGFAGAPFTLASYLVEGGPSRNHEHTKALMYGDPQLWADLLDRLAGITAAFLKVQIEAGASAVQLFDSWVGALSPADYRRSVLPASRKVFEAVSGYGVPRIHFGVGTGELLGLLGEAGADVVGVDWRVPLDEAARRVGPGKALQGNLDPAVLFAGREAVESKTREVLDAAAGLEGHVFNLGHGVLPTTDPDALTRLVEYVHTQTSR
- a CDS encoding response regulator transcription factor; protein product: MSVLLEQPASLVAYRPNKPTAMVVVADPRVRSTVTRHLWALGVRDVIEASSVAEARPRIGNPRDICVADVHLPDGSGLTLLSETRAAGWPNGLALSAADDIGAVRNALAGGVKGYVVTGTRTNVGLPTRPGAAPIGAAAARLHRRPPGAPSHPGGYRELSGREVEVLRLVAEGQSNKAIGVSMGLSALTVKSHLARIARKLGTGDRAGMVAVALRTGIIH